The Papaver somniferum cultivar HN1 chromosome 3, ASM357369v1, whole genome shotgun sequence genome includes a region encoding these proteins:
- the LOC113356232 gene encoding E3 ubiquitin protein ligase DRIP2-like — MMSGVLKVRKETLAACMTCPLCSKLLKEATTVSECLHTFCRKCIYKKLTDEDYCPVCNIYLGCAPEEKLRPDHNLQDLRAKIFPFKRRKVIAPGATPPTIPLPVRRKERSLSSLVSTPRVSKHTTLTGKRTRVVGKKAADLGGSGFDTAELVKKGKGAPEDYHESTSLPETLSKIAQNRRQASSSAEPSNHQAPNEDQENDIESGVSKIHLWKPLNRLVETANRIKSHKFTIQGSVVKFEPANDSSFQVRFPKTKVSDTLSKSTVQDDEKGSSSTASEHEKPRKLHRIRKRSAFSERDHVTAQTIINIEGIKRDRRTSPIWFTLVASDDQEGAAPLPQISACYLRIQDGSIPVSCIQKYLMKKLDLTSESMVEIRCQGQPVFPHLQLHNLMDLWLKTSTSSQRNPVSMGTSAEDFVMVLAYSRKALPS; from the exons atgatgAGTGGAGTTCTGAAAGTTCGTAAAGAAACGCTTGCGGCTTGCATGACATGTCCTCTTTGCAGTAAGTTACTGAAAGAGGCTACCACTGTATCTGAGTGTCTTCATACAT TTTGTAGGAAGTGTATCTATAAGAAGCTGACAGATGAAGATTATTGCCCGGTATGCAATATTTATCTGGGTTGTGCTCCGGAGGAGAAGCTTAG ACCAGACCACAATTTACAAGATCTAAGGGCCAAAATCTTTCCTTTCAAAAGAAGAAAGGTCATAGCACCTGGAGCCACTCCTCCAACAATTCCATTGCCAGTAAGAAGAAAGGAGAGATCACTTTCATCATTAGTCAGCACTCCTCGAGTATCAAAGCATACCACCTTGACAGGAAAAAGAACAAGAGTGGTTGGTAAAAAGGCAGCTGATTTAGGAGGATCTGGTTTTGACACTGCGGAACTGGTTAAAAAGGGAAAAGGGGCTCCGGAAGATTATCATGAAAGCACAAGCTTACCCGAAACGCTGAGCAAGATCGCTCAAAATAGAAGGCAG GCTTCCTCCTCTGCAGAACCGTCTAACCATCAAGCACCTAATGAAGATCAAGAAAATGATATTGAATCGGGAGTATCAAAAATCCATCTTTGGAAACCCTTAAACCGCTTAGTTGAAACTGCAAATAGAATAAAGTCTCATAAGTTCACTATACAAGGGTCTGTTGTCAAGTTCGAACCAGCCAATGACTCAAGTTTTCAAGTTCGTTTTCCTAAAACCAAAGTCAGCGATACTTTGAGCAAATCGACAGTCCAGGATGATGAGAAGGGTAGTAGCTCTACTGCTTCAGAGCATGAGAAACCTAGAAAATTGCACAGGATCAGGAAAAGGTCTGCCTTTTCTGAGAGGGATCATGTTACAGCTCAAACCATTATTAATATTGAGGGTATTAAACGTGACAGAAGAACCAGTCCGATCTGGTTCACATTAGTAGCTTCTGATGATCA GGAAGGAGCTGCCCCGTTGCCCCAAATATCCGCATGCTACTTGCGTATACA AGATGGTAGTATACCTGTTTCGTGCATCCAAAAGTATCTCATGAAGAAACTTGATCTTACAAGTGAATCCATG GTGGAGATACGGTGTCAAGGTCAACCAGTTTTTCCCCATTTACAATTGCACAACTTGATGGATTTGTGGTTAAAGACATCTACATCATCTCAAAGAAATCCAGTATCAATGGGAACCTCTGCCGAGGATTTTGTGATGGTGTTAGCTTATTCACGAAAGGCCCTGCCCTCTTAA